GACGACATCCTCTCCGGAGCCCCGCCCGCGCCGCTCGGCTTCGAGACCGGGCAGGGCTCGGTGAGCGGGGACTTCCGCGACGGCAACGAGGACTCCCTCTACGCCTCGGCCTGGTCGGCGTTCGTGGCCGACGGCGTGGGAGGCCATGCGGCCGGCGAGATCGCCTCCGCGACGGTCGCGATCCGGCTGGCGTCGATGCTCGACGCCACCGAAGGCCGCGTCCCCGGCGAGGCGCGGCTGCGTGAGCTGGTCGCGATCGCGAACTCCGACCTCGCGCTCCGCGTGCGGCTCGACCCCGCGCTGGCCGGCATGGCGACGACCCTCGTCGGGCTCTTCGCGGACGGCGAGCGGATCACGGTCGCGCACACCGGCGACTCACGCGCCTACCGCCTGCGCGACGGCGCCCTGGCGCAGATCACCGAGGACGACTCGCTGGTGCGAGAGCTGCTGGCCACCGGGGCCATCGGCGAAGGCGATGTCGCGGAGCATCCACTGCGGTCGGTCGTCACGCACGTCCTCCGCGGGGATGCTGAGGACGCCGCCGCGCTGCACGTCGCGTCCGAGCCTGCGCGCCGCGGCGACCGCTGGCTGCTCACGAGCGACGGGCTCACCGACTACGTGCCGATCCTGGATGTCGCCGAGACCCTTGCATCCGCCGCGACGCCGCAGGACGCGGCCGACGCGCTGGTCGCGCTGGCGCTTCGCCACCGCGCCCGCGACAACATCTCCGTCGTCGTCGCGGATGTCGTGGAGCTCCCGGAGGCTCCGGTGTACCGCCCCGCCTTCGGCGGCTCGGCCGCCGCCGACCCCGCCTCCGCGCGCACGCTCTGACGCCGCGCCCCGCGACATTCGTCACGAATGTGCGCTATCGCGCCGCCATTCGCCACATTCGTCACGAATCGCGAAGCGCGACATTCGGCACGAATGTGCGCTTTGGCGGGGCGGTTCGCGACATTCGGCACGAATCGGCGGCGTGGGCGGGTCAGGCCTGGGCGCGGCCTCCGAGCGCGCGGGCGTCCTGCCGGCCGCTGATGTCCTTGCGGAGCTCCTTCGGCAGCGAGAACATCAGGTCCTCCTCCGCCGTCTTGACCTCCTGCACCTCGCCGTAGCCCGCGCCGGAGAGCTCGTCCAGCACCTCCTGCACCAGCACCTCCGGCACCGAGGCGCCGCTGGTCACGCCCACGGTCGCCACGCCGTCCAGCCACTCCTGGCGGATCTCGCTGGCGTAGTCGACGCGGTAGGCCGCGCTCGCGCCGTACTCGAGGGCGACCTCCACGAGGCGCACCGAGTTGGACGAGTTGGCCGAGCCGACCACGATCACCAGGTCGGCGTCCTCCGCGACCTTCTTGATCGCGACCTGGCGGTTCTGCGTCGCGTAGCAGATGTCGTCGCTCGGCGGGTCCTGCAGGTTCGGGAAGCGCTCGCGGAGCCGGCGGACCGTCTCCATCGTCTCGTCCACCGACAGCGTGGTCTGCGACAGCCACACCACCTTGTCCGGGTCCTTCACCTGGAGGCGGTCGACGTCCTCCGGCCCGTTGACGAGCGTCACGTGCTCGGGAGCCTCGCCGGCGGTGCCCTCGACCTCCTCGTGGCCCTCGTGGCCGATCAGCAGGATCTCGAAGTCGTCGCGGGCGAAGCGCACGGCCTCGCGGTGCACCTTGGTGACCAGCGGGCAGGTCGCGTCGATGGCGAGGAGGCCGCGATCGGCCGCCGCGTTCACGACCGCGGGCGAGACGCCGTGCGCCGAGAACACGACGTGCGCGCCCTGAGGCACCTCGTCGACCTCGTCCACGAAGATCGCGCCCTGCTGCTCCAGCTCGGAAACCACGTGCACGTTGTGGACGATCTGCTTGCGCACGTAGACCGGCGCGCCGTAGTGCTCCAGCGCCTTCTCGACGGCCACGACGGCGCGGTCGACGCCGGCGCAGTAGCCGCGCGGGGCCGCCAGCAGCACGCGCTTGTGTCCCTGGACCGGGATATCCTGAAGCCGCCCGCGCTCGCCGGACTCCCGCTTGACGGGGATCCGGGGCATGGGGAGGCTGATGGTCGCATCGCTCACCCCTCGATCGTACGCGGTGGGCGCTGATCAACGGATGGGAGGCCGGGTGGCACAGGTCGCTGGCGGTACGACGGGCGCGCCGACGATGACCCCTGGGCCGCCGACCCTCGACGCCCCGTGGCCGGTCGCGCTGCTCGCCGACCGCATCCGGGGCTGGATCGACCGGCTCGGCACCGCGTGGGTCGAAGGCGAGATCACGCAGTGGGGGGTCTCCGGCGGCAACGTCTACGGCAAGCTGAAGGACCTCCGCGAGGACGCCACGATCAGCTTCAGCATCTGGTCGTCGGTGAAGGCGCGCATCCCCGCCGACCTCAAGCAGGGCGACCGGGTGATCGCCGCGGTGAAGCCGAACTACTGGGTCAAGGGCGGCAGCCTCACCATGCAGGTGAGCGACATGCGGCACGTGGGCCTCGGCGACCTCCTGGAGCGGCTGGAACGCCTGCGGGCGCAGCTCACGGCGGAGGGCCTGTTCGCCGCCGAGCGCAAGAAGCGGCTGCCGTTCCTCCCGCACACCATCGGCCTGGTGACCGGCAAGGACTCCGACGCCGAGAAGGACGTGCTCCGCAACGCGCAGCTGCGCTGGCCGGCGGTGCGGTTCCGCGTCGTCCACGCGGCGATGCAGGGCGACCGGACCGTCCCGGAGGTGGTCTCCGCCATCCGCACGCTCGACGCCGACCCCGAGGTGGAGGTCATCATCGTCGCGCGCGGCGGCGGCGACTTCCAGAACCTGCTCGGCTTCAGCGACGAGCGCGTGGTGCGCGCCGCCGCGGAGGCCGCGACCCCGATCGTGAGCGCCATCGGCCACGAGGCCGACCGCCCGCTGCTGGACGACGTCGCAGACCTCCGCGCCTCGACGCCGACCGATGCCGCCAAGCGCGTCGTCCCGGACGTCGCGGAGGAGCTGGCGCGCGTTCAGCAGGCCCGCTCGCGCCTCGGCACGCGGCTGACGCACATGATCACGCACGAGATCGACCGGATCGGGCACCTCCGCACCCGCCCGGTGCTGGCCTCCTCGACCTGGATCGTGGACTCGCGCGCGCAGGAGCTCACACGCTACGTCGCCCGCGGCGTCGAGCTGGTGGAGCGCCGCGCCGACCGCGAGAGCACGCGGATCGCGGAGCTGCGCGGCCAGCTCCGGGCGCTCTCGCCGCAGGCGACCCTCGACCGCGGCTATGCGATCGTGCAGAACGACTCCGGACACGTCATCACCTCACCTGTGGAAGCACCACCCGGCGCGGCCGTGCGGGTGACGCTGGCGGGGGGCGCGTTCGCCGCCACCGCCGGTGACCGGCTCCCTTCCCCCGCAGGCGGCGCCGCTGCCGATGGTGCCGCCCATCCCGATCCAGCGCCCGCCCAGCGAGACAAATAGAATGGACATCATGCCCACCTCGGAGATCAGCGCGCTCAGCTACGAGGAGGCGCGCGACGAGCTCGTCCGCGTCGTCACCGAGCTCGAGCAGGGCTCCACGACGCTGGAGGAGTCCATCGCGCTGTGGGAGCGCGGCGAGGCGCTCGCCCGCCACTGCGAGGAGTGGCTGATCGGCGCGAAGGCCCGGCTCGACGCGGCCCGCGCCGGCGCAGCAGCGGGCGCAGGCTCAGCCTCGGGCGCACGGAGCGTGTCAGACACCGAATGAGCCCGCGCACCCGTAACAGCACGGTGAAGCCTCCCGCCGTCGTCGCCGAGCTCGGCCGCCCGGAGACGCCGGAGGAGACCGCCGCCCGCAAGGCGCAGAACTCCGCCAACCATCGCAATCGGCAGACGGTCAACAACCTCGTCTACTCGCTGATCGCGACGGTCGCGCTCGTGGCCGTCATCGTGCTGATCGTCCCGCGCGGCAATCCCACATCGTCCGCTCCTCCGGTCGACTACGCCGCCGTCGCCCAGCAGGCGCAGGGCAGCGAGCCCGACCGGCTCGTGGTCCCGAAGCTCCCGTCCGGCTGGACCTCCAACAGCGCCGAGCTGCGCACGAAGACCGCGGACGGCGTCGACGCCTGGTACATCGGGCTGCTCACGCCCAAGGGTCAGTACATCGGCGTCACGCAGGGCTTCAACGCCAACGACAGCTGGGTCGCCGACCAGGTGAACCGCACCCGCATCGCCGGCACCCGCGAGATCGACGGTGTGAAATGGGACGTCTACGACAACCGCGCGGCGGGATCGTCCGCCGGCAACGTCGCCTACGCGCTCGTGACGACCGCAGGCAAGAGCACGGTCGTTGTCTTCGGCACCGCCGACGACGCCGAGTTCACGGCCGCCGCCTCCTCGCTCACCGACCAGCTCCACTCCCTCGGCTCACCCACCCCAGGAGGAAACTAGATGCCCACGACCCGTCCCGGCCGGATCTGGAAAGAACTGCTGGCAGGCAACGAGCG
This genomic stretch from Leifsonia sp. EB41 harbors:
- the xseA gene encoding exodeoxyribonuclease VII large subunit gives rise to the protein MTPGPPTLDAPWPVALLADRIRGWIDRLGTAWVEGEITQWGVSGGNVYGKLKDLREDATISFSIWSSVKARIPADLKQGDRVIAAVKPNYWVKGGSLTMQVSDMRHVGLGDLLERLERLRAQLTAEGLFAAERKKRLPFLPHTIGLVTGKDSDAEKDVLRNAQLRWPAVRFRVVHAAMQGDRTVPEVVSAIRTLDADPEVEVIIVARGGGDFQNLLGFSDERVVRAAAEAATPIVSAIGHEADRPLLDDVADLRASTPTDAAKRVVPDVAEELARVQQARSRLGTRLTHMITHEIDRIGHLRTRPVLASSTWIVDSRAQELTRYVARGVELVERRADRESTRIAELRGQLRALSPQATLDRGYAIVQNDSGHVITSPVEAPPGAAVRVTLAGGAFAATAGDRLPSPAGGAAADGAAHPDPAPAQRDK
- a CDS encoding PP2C family serine/threonine-protein phosphatase; this encodes MLSGAPPAPLGFETGQGSVSGDFRDGNEDSLYASAWSAFVADGVGGHAAGEIASATVAIRLASMLDATEGRVPGEARLRELVAIANSDLALRVRLDPALAGMATTLVGLFADGERITVAHTGDSRAYRLRDGALAQITEDDSLVRELLATGAIGEGDVAEHPLRSVVTHVLRGDAEDAAALHVASEPARRGDRWLLTSDGLTDYVPILDVAETLASAATPQDAADALVALALRHRARDNISVVVADVVELPEAPVYRPAFGGSAAADPASARTL
- a CDS encoding DUF4245 domain-containing protein → MSPRTRNSTVKPPAVVAELGRPETPEETAARKAQNSANHRNRQTVNNLVYSLIATVALVAVIVLIVPRGNPTSSAPPVDYAAVAQQAQGSEPDRLVVPKLPSGWTSNSAELRTKTADGVDAWYIGLLTPKGQYIGVTQGFNANDSWVADQVNRTRIAGTREIDGVKWDVYDNRAAGSSAGNVAYALVTTAGKSTVVVFGTADDAEFTAAASSLTDQLHSLGSPTPGGN
- a CDS encoding exodeoxyribonuclease VII small subunit, encoding MDIMPTSEISALSYEEARDELVRVVTELEQGSTTLEESIALWERGEALARHCEEWLIGAKARLDAARAGAAAGAGSASGARSVSDTE
- a CDS encoding 4-hydroxy-3-methylbut-2-enyl diphosphate reductase, which gives rise to MPRIPVKRESGERGRLQDIPVQGHKRVLLAAPRGYCAGVDRAVVAVEKALEHYGAPVYVRKQIVHNVHVVSELEQQGAIFVDEVDEVPQGAHVVFSAHGVSPAVVNAAADRGLLAIDATCPLVTKVHREAVRFARDDFEILLIGHEGHEEVEGTAGEAPEHVTLVNGPEDVDRLQVKDPDKVVWLSQTTLSVDETMETVRRLRERFPNLQDPPSDDICYATQNRQVAIKKVAEDADLVIVVGSANSSNSVRLVEVALEYGASAAYRVDYASEIRQEWLDGVATVGVTSGASVPEVLVQEVLDELSGAGYGEVQEVKTAEEDLMFSLPKELRKDISGRQDARALGGRAQA